A region from the Nocardioides exalbidus genome encodes:
- a CDS encoding HNH endonuclease, whose product MADEVRYRPSGDNAVLRHVLCEVWDLQCYWCREFKKYLELQIDHIVPQKDSEAERERLREAFKLDADYDVDAVANLAPICAPCNGRKSNADMTQFPVVLTCLKKARQHAPMVTRRFIAFTSPADLGGALLTAVNADLDDLDVRAAFEVGAPAVVQRLAELGEGKADYYTHREVTVEARDEEHSFFVSLNEQGRAAVGVLEQVAGGALDEVLAEPVEDLFEQTEEAIGNALRQHDDGLGAPDVGSVSIDWPTLSIGSVRYSATALAKVEFEFEGAFEGLATASVARDSADGDGLEDAQGDATFSTRFKFDLVWELGDDDEPSFFFDQVWLEDFDADTLVDGRSSHAWWDWPQDPEEPQGEDKP is encoded by the coding sequence ATGGCAGACGAGGTGCGGTACAGGCCCAGTGGCGACAACGCAGTTCTGCGGCACGTCTTGTGTGAGGTCTGGGATCTGCAGTGCTACTGGTGTCGGGAGTTCAAGAAGTATCTAGAACTTCAGATCGACCACATCGTGCCGCAGAAAGATAGTGAGGCAGAACGGGAGCGCCTGAGAGAGGCGTTCAAGCTCGACGCTGACTACGACGTTGACGCTGTCGCCAATCTCGCGCCGATCTGTGCACCGTGTAATGGCCGTAAGAGCAACGCCGATATGACGCAGTTTCCGGTCGTGCTGACCTGCCTCAAGAAGGCGCGACAGCACGCGCCTATGGTGACCAGAAGGTTCATCGCGTTCACCTCACCCGCCGATCTGGGCGGCGCGTTGCTGACTGCGGTCAACGCTGACCTGGATGATCTCGACGTTCGCGCGGCTTTCGAAGTCGGTGCGCCGGCCGTAGTGCAGCGGCTGGCTGAGCTGGGAGAGGGCAAGGCCGACTACTACACGCACCGAGAGGTCACGGTCGAAGCCCGGGATGAAGAGCACTCCTTCTTCGTCAGTCTCAACGAGCAGGGGCGAGCCGCCGTCGGAGTGTTGGAGCAGGTGGCCGGCGGGGCGCTCGATGAGGTCCTTGCTGAGCCGGTCGAGGATCTCTTTGAACAGACCGAGGAGGCCATCGGCAACGCACTTCGCCAGCACGATGACGGTCTTGGAGCACCGGACGTGGGATCGGTCTCGATCGACTGGCCGACCCTCTCGATCGGTTCGGTGCGGTACTCGGCCACCGCTCTTGCGAAGGTCGAGTTCGAGTTCGAGGGTGCGTTCGAGGGGCTGGCGACGGCGTCTGTGGCTAGGGACAGCGCGGACGGAGACGGTTTGGAGGACGCGCAAGGAGACGCAACGTTCTCGACACGCTTCAAGTTCGACCTTGTTTGGGAGTTGGGTGACGACGACGAGCCGAGCTTCTTCTTCGACCAGGTCTGGCTGGAAGACTTCGACGCAGACACACTGGTAGATGGCCGAAGCAGCCATGCGTGGTGGGACTGGCCGCAGGACCCAGAGGAGCCTCAAGGCGAGGACAAACCCTAG
- a CDS encoding PIN domain-containing protein — translation MLHLLVDTSTWLDLAKRRDGQKWIVAIRVLVHNHGIELLVPPVVIDEFERNRERVETSMTASVEQRFRLIKQDLDAYRASDYEQALRVIDGLVYEVPLIGAMTTRNFDEVLELLRRGRSIEAADAERRRVVERALTKSAPFHRSRNSVADALLIELYATEIGRADLADQPHAFVTSNSDDFSLPNGDKREPHPDLAPLFQDDGTSYALGVDGLNSVMLNHFGPELEELFDETEFQDEPRSLAEISDAEQEMFDRVWHHRSLQREYKLRKEGRDAAADSNAGNAQTARERVEEKYTEPGQLGPYTDFELGMLNGKLSALRWVLGAEWDFLDT, via the coding sequence ATGCTTCATCTGCTCGTGGATACGTCTACCTGGCTCGACCTGGCCAAGCGACGCGACGGTCAGAAGTGGATCGTCGCGATCCGCGTGCTCGTCCACAACCACGGGATCGAGTTGCTCGTGCCGCCCGTCGTCATTGACGAGTTCGAGCGCAACCGCGAGCGCGTCGAAACCTCCATGACCGCTAGCGTGGAACAACGCTTCAGACTCATCAAGCAGGACCTCGACGCCTACCGCGCAAGTGACTACGAACAGGCGCTGCGCGTCATAGACGGCCTCGTCTACGAAGTGCCCCTCATCGGCGCCATGACAACACGGAACTTCGACGAGGTGTTGGAGCTCCTTAGACGCGGGCGCTCAATAGAGGCGGCCGACGCAGAACGCAGGCGCGTGGTTGAGCGTGCGCTTACCAAAAGCGCACCCTTTCACCGTTCACGCAACAGCGTGGCGGACGCACTCCTAATCGAGTTGTACGCGACCGAGATTGGTAGGGCGGATCTTGCGGACCAGCCGCACGCCTTCGTCACCAGCAACAGTGACGACTTCTCGCTCCCCAACGGCGACAAGCGCGAGCCACACCCCGACCTGGCTCCCCTGTTCCAAGACGATGGGACGAGCTATGCGCTCGGCGTGGACGGCCTCAACAGCGTGATGCTTAATCACTTCGGCCCAGAACTCGAAGAGTTGTTCGACGAGACGGAGTTCCAGGATGAGCCGCGGAGCTTGGCTGAAATCAGCGACGCCGAGCAAGAGATGTTCGACCGTGTTTGGCACCACCGTTCGCTGCAGCGTGAGTACAAGCTTCGGAAGGAAGGCCGTGACGCCGCTGCCGACAGCAACGCGGGGAATGCCCAAACCGCCCGCGAACGAGTCGAGGAGAAGTACACCGAACCGGGTCAGCTGGGTCCATACACCGACTTCGAGCTCGGCATGCTGAACGGCAAGCTGTCCGCCCTGCGGTGGGTACTGGGAGCGGAGTGGGACTTCCTCGACACTTGA
- a CDS encoding DUF6228 family protein, giving the protein MLRLGDDATTVELTWDTGERRAAIRFHGARFKYRDPHDPLYEADNIVEYIVSMEGNGFSAEAVLISIDAAGFGLPRVIEGVAGDFRGWEGTQTWENADHDLAVSATRTSRGYVSLDWRLTPSIYDK; this is encoded by the coding sequence ATGCTCCGACTGGGTGATGACGCCACGACGGTCGAGCTCACGTGGGACACGGGCGAGCGACGCGCCGCTATCCGGTTCCACGGGGCGCGCTTCAAGTACCGCGACCCGCATGACCCGCTGTACGAAGCCGACAACATAGTCGAGTACATCGTCAGCATGGAGGGCAACGGATTCTCCGCCGAAGCCGTGCTGATTAGCATCGACGCTGCCGGATTCGGTCTTCCTCGCGTCATCGAAGGCGTCGCGGGCGACTTTCGAGGGTGGGAGGGCACTCAGACGTGGGAGAACGCAGACCACGACCTGGCCGTTAGCGCCACCCGGACAAGCCGGGGTTACGTGTCACTCGATTGGCGCTTGACTCCAAGCATCTACGACAAGTGA
- a CDS encoding tyrosine-type recombinase/integrase, with product MNTLLPFQPDAMTPAQLAAVSYLARYSGHTHTLYSAQLRRWFAWCETNTLDPLIGIQRAHIELYIRHLGQAGLMASSVVTSMHAVRGYFRYAHIDGLIVADPAVYARLPKVHRDESRTQGLDRLELIRFLQVAQTLTVHHGALAFLLGINALRASEAAAVRIEDYAETLRGHRVIHLVGKGDKPATMPITVPVLRVLEACRGDRTEGRLILRPVSGNPIDRRDAYRMVARIAKAAAIPRHISPHSLRHAAITNALDAGVPLRDAQILARHSDPRTTEHYDRARGNLDRHGVHFLTAYVAGV from the coding sequence ATGAACACCCTGCTGCCGTTCCAACCAGACGCAATGACACCGGCTCAGCTCGCCGCAGTGTCGTACCTCGCCCGCTATTCCGGCCACACCCACACCTTGTACTCCGCGCAACTACGGCGCTGGTTCGCTTGGTGTGAGACGAACACGCTTGACCCGCTCATCGGGATTCAGCGCGCTCACATTGAGCTCTACATCCGACACCTCGGACAGGCCGGTCTTATGGCGTCCTCGGTCGTCACCTCGATGCACGCCGTCCGCGGGTACTTCCGCTATGCCCACATCGACGGACTCATCGTGGCCGACCCAGCCGTCTACGCACGCCTGCCGAAGGTGCACCGCGACGAGTCCCGCACCCAAGGGCTGGATCGTCTCGAGCTCATCCGGTTCCTCCAGGTTGCGCAGACGCTCACCGTCCACCACGGGGCGCTGGCGTTCCTCCTCGGCATCAACGCCCTCCGGGCATCCGAGGCGGCCGCGGTCCGGATCGAGGACTACGCCGAGACCCTCCGAGGACACCGAGTGATCCACCTCGTAGGGAAGGGCGACAAGCCGGCCACCATGCCGATCACCGTCCCCGTGCTGCGGGTCCTCGAAGCCTGCCGAGGTGACCGGACGGAGGGCCGACTCATCCTGCGCCCCGTTTCCGGCAACCCCATCGATCGCCGAGACGCCTACCGGATGGTCGCGCGCATCGCTAAAGCCGCAGCGATCCCACGCCACATCAGCCCACACTCACTCCGCCACGCGGCCATCACCAACGCCCTCGACGCCGGCGTCCCGCTCCGCGACGCACAGATCCTCGCCAGACACTCCGACCCACGGACCACCGAGCACTACGACCGCGCCCGCGGCAACCTCGACCGCCACGGCGTCCACTTCCTCACCGCCTACGTTGCAGGCGTCTAG
- a CDS encoding IS481 family transposase has protein sequence MSHANATLTPRGRLYLARCVVEDGWPLRRAAERFQVSPTTAKRWADRYREHGPSAMGDRSSRPHHSPRRTSRRLEAKVKHLRTTKQLGPVQIAGRLDMNSSTVGRVIARLGLPKLVGIDRATGLPVRRDPVVRYEHPYPGDLVHVDIKKLGNIPDGGGWRIHGRSQGGVNSQAHRDPDRPRKVHGRPNLGYAYIHTAIDDHTRLAYCEIHSDEQGATAAGFWRRAVAWFNAMGIHIRRVLTDNGACYRSRMWAEAIDETGCRHSRTRPYRPQTNGKAERFNRTLLTEWAYAKPYSSETARRRALPAWLHIYNHHRAHSSLAGHPPISRVTNLPGQYS, from the coding sequence ATGTCCCACGCTAATGCCACGCTGACCCCGCGAGGGCGGCTGTATCTGGCCCGCTGTGTCGTCGAGGACGGCTGGCCGCTACGACGTGCTGCCGAGCGGTTCCAGGTCTCACCCACGACCGCGAAGCGGTGGGCCGACCGCTACCGCGAGCACGGTCCCTCAGCTATGGGCGACCGATCCAGCCGGCCACACCACTCGCCACGACGCACCAGCCGCCGGCTCGAGGCCAAGGTCAAGCACCTGCGCACCACCAAACAACTCGGCCCCGTGCAGATCGCCGGCCGGCTCGACATGAACTCTTCCACGGTGGGACGGGTGATCGCGCGGCTTGGACTGCCCAAGCTGGTCGGGATCGATCGCGCCACCGGCCTGCCGGTCCGCCGTGACCCCGTGGTGCGCTACGAGCACCCATACCCGGGCGATCTGGTCCACGTCGACATCAAGAAGCTCGGCAACATCCCCGACGGCGGCGGCTGGCGCATCCACGGCCGCAGCCAGGGCGGGGTGAACAGCCAGGCGCACCGCGACCCGGACCGGCCCCGCAAGGTCCACGGCCGACCGAACCTGGGCTACGCCTACATCCACACCGCGATCGACGACCACACCCGACTGGCCTACTGCGAGATCCACTCCGACGAGCAGGGCGCCACCGCGGCCGGGTTCTGGCGTCGAGCCGTGGCGTGGTTCAACGCCATGGGCATCCACATCCGTCGAGTGCTGACCGACAACGGCGCCTGCTACCGCTCACGCATGTGGGCCGAGGCCATTGACGAGACCGGATGCCGACACAGCCGCACCCGTCCGTACCGACCTCAAACCAACGGCAAAGCAGAACGCTTCAACCGCACCCTGCTCACCGAGTGGGCCTACGCCAAGCCGTACTCCAGCGAGACCGCCCGACGACGGGCCTTGCCAGCCTGGCTGCACATCTACAACCATCACCGTGCACACAGCTCACTCGCAGGCCACCCGCCCATCAGCCGCGTGACCAACCTGCCGGGTCAGTACAGCTAG
- a CDS encoding zinc-ribbon domain-containing protein: protein MQTSRPEIALWAEIATVLGEFLGEGPAPDVAVRRSVRLPRQARSTSVVDMAVMWQSFEGTQDSAERWVGIEYDGAYHHAGREVQDAEKHLMLEAEGHVLIRARERPLDPLASSDVSIPPGVFIDPQATHKAAAAVLAAVAAVPGCPQSARSAIEDYLARGVCVGTDAFNRRYSNRVLPDLGAESIAATHPELVPRLWAYDKNEACVPFHQRHLRAPGRTVDGRTWPWAASISPRQVRADSSRKVWWRCEEYGDYFVMAPRDVVCGRGCQFCGHKQINDRTCLLSTDPALAAQIDSADPTVARSMSAGENKLIKWLCSVCGHSWSRTLKVRKKFPKCPTCRHDPTAPEPKGPRGRPS from the coding sequence ATGCAGACCTCGCGGCCCGAGATCGCGCTATGGGCTGAAATCGCGACCGTGCTCGGAGAGTTCTTGGGAGAAGGGCCGGCACCTGATGTCGCGGTCCGGCGCAGCGTTCGACTCCCGAGGCAGGCCCGCTCGACCAGCGTCGTCGACATGGCCGTCATGTGGCAGTCGTTCGAAGGAACACAGGACAGCGCCGAGCGCTGGGTGGGCATCGAGTACGACGGCGCTTACCACCACGCTGGACGCGAGGTGCAGGACGCCGAAAAGCACTTGATGTTGGAGGCCGAAGGTCACGTCCTGATCAGAGCTCGCGAGCGTCCCCTCGATCCGCTCGCCTCCTCCGACGTCAGCATCCCTCCCGGAGTCTTCATCGATCCGCAGGCGACCCACAAGGCCGCAGCCGCAGTTCTCGCTGCCGTTGCCGCAGTGCCCGGATGCCCGCAATCTGCAAGGTCCGCCATCGAGGACTACCTGGCCCGCGGCGTGTGCGTGGGCACCGATGCCTTCAATCGGCGCTACTCCAATCGGGTCCTACCCGATCTCGGAGCCGAATCGATCGCAGCAACACATCCGGAACTGGTCCCTCGTCTCTGGGCATACGACAAGAACGAAGCATGCGTACCGTTCCACCAGCGGCACCTCCGCGCACCGGGCCGAACAGTCGACGGCAGGACCTGGCCATGGGCAGCCTCAATCAGCCCACGCCAGGTCAGGGCAGACTCCAGCAGGAAGGTTTGGTGGCGATGCGAAGAGTATGGCGACTACTTCGTGATGGCGCCACGCGATGTCGTGTGCGGGCGCGGCTGCCAGTTCTGCGGCCACAAGCAGATCAACGACCGCACCTGTCTACTGTCGACCGACCCCGCGCTCGCGGCCCAGATTGACTCGGCAGACCCGACAGTGGCGCGATCGATGTCCGCTGGCGAGAACAAGTTGATCAAGTGGTTGTGTTCGGTCTGCGGCCATTCCTGGTCCCGAACGCTCAAAGTGCGCAAGAAGTTTCCCAAGTGCCCGACCTGCCGCCACGATCCAACGGCTCCGGAACCGAAGGGCCCGCGCGGGCGCCCCTCGTAG
- a CDS encoding ribokinase, translating to MAPLVAVVGSINVDRVVRVRELPAPGATVIGIAPATLGPGGKGANQAAAAAAHTERAGSVVMLGAVGRDEGATLSLDDLAGRGVGTDLVRRTAGVSTGHATVVLDADSQNLIVVDPGANLTLEPEHVRCDAVRDAAVVLLQLEVPTATVLSAAEHASGTVVLNPAPAPAPEDVPALLAAADVLVPNRGELADLLGEAEAYDLAGVAEQARALPFSGTVVVTLGGDGALVVSGATVEHVPAPPVTPVDTTGAGDCFCGVLAVGLAEGVELMDTVRAAVAAASTSVTRAGAR from the coding sequence ATGGCCCCGCTCGTCGCCGTCGTCGGAAGCATCAACGTCGATCGGGTCGTGCGCGTGCGCGAGCTCCCCGCGCCCGGTGCGACCGTGATCGGGATCGCCCCCGCCACGCTCGGTCCCGGCGGCAAGGGCGCCAACCAGGCTGCCGCCGCGGCCGCCCACACCGAGCGGGCCGGCAGCGTGGTGATGCTGGGCGCCGTGGGCCGGGACGAGGGCGCCACCCTGTCCCTCGACGACCTCGCCGGGCGCGGGGTGGGCACCGACCTCGTGCGCCGCACCGCCGGCGTGTCCACCGGCCACGCGACGGTGGTGCTCGACGCGGATTCGCAGAACCTGATCGTCGTCGACCCCGGGGCCAACCTCACCCTCGAGCCCGAGCACGTCCGGTGCGATGCCGTACGCGACGCCGCCGTGGTGTTGCTCCAGCTGGAGGTCCCGACCGCGACCGTCCTCTCGGCGGCCGAGCACGCCTCCGGCACCGTGGTGCTCAACCCGGCCCCCGCCCCCGCGCCCGAGGACGTACCGGCCCTGCTCGCCGCTGCGGACGTGCTGGTGCCCAACCGGGGCGAGCTGGCAGACCTGCTGGGCGAGGCCGAGGCCTACGACCTCGCCGGCGTGGCCGAGCAGGCCCGCGCACTTCCCTTCTCCGGGACCGTCGTCGTCACGCTCGGCGGCGACGGTGCCCTGGTCGTCAGCGGCGCGACCGTGGAGCACGTCCCGGCGCCGCCCGTGACGCCGGTCGACACCACCGGCGCCGGCGACTGCTTCTGCGGGGTCCTGGCCGTCGGGCTGGCCGAAGGTGTCGAGCTGATGGACACGGTGCGGGCCGCCGTGGCCGCCGCGTCGACGTCGGTGACCCGCGCGGGCGCCCGCTGA
- a CDS encoding EcsC family protein — protein MGIKDLVTGGKKDKRSALEAADDPRPDPGTVDKLVDLLIDVGIKGRGPLSPVTAVADQALAKAGGDREKAIAALARRSTLTGGVGGFVTGLGGFVTMPVSLPVNVAEFYLQAVRLVGAVATLRGYDVHEPRVRTAILLTLVGSDADDVLKKTGMSSATGAVTSYALKGLPPAALMVVNKAVGFRLLRGVSEKVLARFGRGIPLAGGVVGGGVDGWMMKKIADQAMEEFPQVEA, from the coding sequence ATGGGCATCAAGGACCTCGTCACCGGGGGCAAGAAGGACAAGCGCTCGGCGCTCGAGGCGGCCGACGACCCCCGGCCCGACCCGGGCACCGTCGACAAGCTCGTCGACCTCCTGATCGACGTGGGGATCAAGGGCCGCGGCCCGCTCTCCCCCGTGACCGCGGTGGCCGACCAGGCCCTCGCCAAGGCGGGCGGTGACCGCGAGAAGGCGATCGCCGCGCTGGCCCGTCGCTCGACCCTCACCGGCGGCGTCGGCGGCTTCGTCACCGGTCTCGGCGGGTTCGTCACGATGCCCGTCTCCCTGCCGGTCAACGTCGCCGAGTTCTACCTCCAGGCCGTGCGGCTGGTGGGCGCCGTCGCCACCCTGCGCGGGTACGACGTCCACGAGCCGCGCGTGCGGACGGCGATCCTGCTGACCCTCGTAGGCTCCGACGCGGACGACGTGCTCAAGAAGACCGGCATGTCCTCGGCCACCGGCGCCGTGACGTCGTACGCCCTCAAGGGCCTGCCGCCGGCCGCGCTCATGGTCGTCAACAAGGCCGTCGGGTTCCGCCTCCTGCGCGGCGTCAGCGAGAAGGTGCTCGCCCGCTTCGGTCGCGGCATCCCGCTCGCCGGTGGCGTCGTCGGCGGCGGCGTCGACGGCTGGATGATGAAGAAGATCGCGGACCAGGCGATGGAGGAGTTCCCGCAGGTCGAGGCCTGA
- a CDS encoding TetR/AcrR family transcriptional regulator, giving the protein MARWEPGAKQRLQLAALDLFVEQGFEATTVAQIAGRADLTERTFYRHFADKREVLFDGQDVLLHAFVDAVGSAPDGASPRELAEAAVAGSVAFFTDERRPWSRRRQQAIDTEDGLRERESLKMGVLASAVAQALRDRGVTDPAAELAADAAISVFRVSFGQWIAPGETRDIGDIQAGLFAAQRALA; this is encoded by the coding sequence ATGGCACGTTGGGAACCGGGCGCGAAGCAACGGCTGCAGCTCGCCGCGCTCGACCTCTTCGTCGAGCAGGGCTTCGAGGCGACGACCGTCGCCCAGATCGCCGGCCGCGCCGACCTGACCGAGCGCACCTTCTACCGCCACTTCGCCGACAAGCGCGAGGTGCTCTTCGACGGCCAGGACGTGCTGCTGCACGCGTTCGTCGACGCCGTCGGCTCCGCACCCGACGGAGCGAGCCCCCGTGAGCTCGCCGAGGCCGCGGTCGCCGGGTCGGTCGCGTTCTTCACCGACGAACGCCGGCCCTGGTCACGACGGCGCCAGCAGGCGATCGACACCGAGGACGGCCTGCGCGAGCGCGAGTCGCTCAAGATGGGCGTGCTCGCGTCCGCGGTCGCCCAGGCACTGCGCGACCGGGGGGTCACCGACCCCGCCGCCGAGCTCGCGGCCGACGCGGCGATCTCGGTCTTCCGGGTGTCGTTCGGGCAGTGGATCGCCCCGGGCGAGACCCGCGACATCGGCGACATCCAGGCCGGGCTCTTCGCCGCGCAGCGCGCGCTCGCCTGA
- a CDS encoding SDR family oxidoreductase, translated as MLVFVTGASGWIGSAVVPELLAAGHHVLGLVRSDEAAAAVSAAGAEPLRGSLDDLASLRAGAERADAVVHLANKHDWSNVAESNRAERAAVETLLDVLAGSDRAFALASGTAFAPGRLVTEDDANPAAGPDAPRGGTEALALEAVDRGVRSISLRFAPTVHGAGGEHGFIPQVVEAARRNGAAGYVGDGANRWSAVHRADAAQLVARAISTAPAGSRLHVVGEEGLATRDVAAAIGEALGVPTVSVDPADAPAHFGWIAGFWGLDIPASNALTRERFDWTPTHPTLLEDIASGAYTE; from the coding sequence ATGTTGGTCTTCGTCACCGGCGCATCCGGTTGGATCGGCTCGGCCGTCGTGCCCGAGCTGCTGGCCGCGGGCCACCACGTCCTCGGCCTCGTCCGCTCCGACGAGGCGGCCGCCGCCGTCTCCGCCGCGGGCGCCGAGCCCCTGCGTGGGTCGCTCGACGACCTCGCCTCGCTGCGCGCCGGTGCGGAGCGGGCCGACGCCGTCGTCCACCTCGCCAACAAGCACGACTGGTCGAACGTGGCCGAGTCCAACCGCGCCGAGCGCGCCGCCGTCGAGACGCTGCTCGACGTGCTCGCCGGGTCGGACCGCGCCTTCGCCCTCGCCTCGGGCACGGCGTTCGCGCCGGGCCGGCTCGTCACCGAGGACGACGCCAACCCGGCCGCCGGCCCCGATGCACCCCGCGGCGGGACCGAGGCGCTCGCCCTCGAGGCCGTCGACCGTGGCGTGCGCAGCATCTCGCTCCGCTTCGCCCCGACCGTCCACGGCGCCGGCGGTGAGCACGGCTTCATCCCGCAGGTTGTCGAGGCGGCCCGGCGCAACGGTGCCGCCGGCTACGTCGGCGACGGCGCCAACCGCTGGTCGGCCGTCCACCGGGCCGACGCGGCCCAGCTCGTCGCCAGGGCGATCAGCACCGCGCCGGCCGGGTCCCGCCTGCACGTCGTCGGCGAGGAGGGCCTCGCCACCCGCGACGTCGCGGCCGCCATCGGCGAGGCGCTCGGCGTACCGACCGTGTCGGTCGACCCGGCCGACGCCCCGGCGCACTTCGGCTGGATCGCCGGCTTCTGGGGCCTCGACATCCCCGCGTCCAACGCCCTCACCCGCGAGCGCTTCGACTGGACGCCGACCCACCCGACGCTCCTCGAGGACATCGCGTCCGGCGCCTACACGGAGTGA